The genomic stretch aggttcttaattcacaatcttaacactcgaatcgttgatcaatttgctattataaccaaatatgaacagaatgtaaatgaaaaagtaaaagcgacaagaacacgatatttgtttaggcagttcgtcgatcgtcctcgctacgactacgtctgcccccaattccaaattgaaattgggtaatctttcattaatgttgaaagtagtatatacaaagaagataacaaagcgataaacgataaaccaattatgtcgatcctttgaatcttcttcccccttaatcttgagcaagatcaaggttatccaagagcttcactttgattcccttctgcagtgtcttgattccttgaactccccgttcctcaatcgttacactcagccgaatcctcaatgaacgtctcttgataaaaacccccaagaaccacccgtcgtggaggacaaaacccgcagattttattcaccaacaaaccccacaaaccttcacccactaggaatcttcaattccgttccatggacgttatcgaactcatcactaacccgcaacgcaagaatgattatgtgtaattgtgttggagatgatgaagaacgaagatgagaagcgtttgtgtatctttcagtcgttggtgttactttgAATAATGAAcgtttgataatatatatgatagcttaacagttggagatgagagaaacagaatttttggcattcttgatcagttaggtcgacctcttgtagagcttaggtcgacctagcagtgcttgcagaattttgctcccagttaggtcgacctgttaaaggagtaggtcgaccagaatccctttcagatgcgttctgggaacaatttcttaggttaggtcgacctagttgttgtgtaggtcgacctagcagtctgatatgtagatttcttcattttaggtcgacctgggttgccagtaggtcgacctaactgctgattttctgcattcttcttgttctgcttgtgttgagtcgacctatatgcatagtagatcagcctgtactatcatgagtgatcaatgcttgctcttctttgagttttctgcttccgccttgttgtttgaatgcttatttgagtttgccatgaatcaaaaacatctttgagtgtaatcttgtattcacatactccccctttttgatgatggcaaaccaatagtcaaaaactttggtagtaagtgataaagactcaacaaggTATTACTTAAAGGTATTAGTTTATCATATATGATGTTATAGATATTGTACACGCAAGGTACAACAATTGATAATTCTACCAACAATGAGCATGTAGAGTcacatataatatttttctttGTAAAATGTGAATCAGGAGGTAGTTGCCCAACTTTTAGAAAGAATCGGATGAGAGTATTTTAATGTGATGGAATTCATGGTGATTGAATGCATATGATGGGGATTGGGAATCAGTCTCAAGACTCATGTCGATCGGGATTGCTCTAATTGGACCATAGTAACGAAAACGGCCCAACCCCACATTCTTGATGATCCCCTCACGGGTTATGTCTGCTATCCTAGATAATCCTGTAAAAATCTCACCATCTAGGTTTACCAAGTCTGTGAGATTATCTGCAAGAACAACAATCAACTGAAGGCAACTATCTTGGTCCCCTACGGGAGGTGGAAGAGGTGGTGGTGGCACGTCGTCAGCGACAGAAACCCTAGCACCAGAAGGCCCCGAAACATTAGAATACCATGCAGTCGGTGGTATGAGATGAGGGTGTGATATaatgtcatacaactccaaaaaACCATCCTCGCACTATGAAGGATGTTGTACTAACATTGTGCTAACTCTAATTTCACAGGCAGAGCTAATGATGCAGATTTGAAAATGTCTGTGAATCCCACCAAGTGGAGCCTCAGGTATTGGACAAGGGATGCCCTGGACAAAATCAAACTATCGCAGACACCTCTCAGTCAGGTGTTTAGCCACATGGTTCTCCCACCTCATATGTCCTGAATACAATATTGCGTCGTCAAATGGGCGACGGGGACAGTGCGCCGAGTATGGTATCCGGACGACATCATCTACTGTCAATGCACCAAGCCTCCTCTTGTATTCCATAACACCACCATGACCGCATGCCTGCCCTTCCATCTCCTCACTAGAGGAGCACTCGCTGAAGTCTCCTATCATAGATGCGGGGAAATGCTCGTATATCCAACACtggataaataaaaattgattaataTGACATCCAACAAATAACTAACAGACTCAAAtaacaaagtaaaaataaaaaagaaatgttaGTATACTTATAATATGATAAAGTAATCAACTAGTTGTTTGGTCTCAGGCTGAGAAGCAACTCGAAGTTCCGTGTATAGCATAGTCAGTGCCTCCATTCCCCAAGCTCAATTTGGAGTGTATAGGCTAGTGAAACAGAAAAGGTAGAGAACATCTATATAAACACCAAACTTGTCCACAAAGAGAGTACATGTCATTAGATGTAGCATGTACGCCCTGTCGGCAACCTCATACCTCTCTACCACCATAAGCTCATCGTACCTCTCCATCAGCCAAGGCATCCTAAGGTGTAAGCCTCTGTTAAAGGCAAACTCCTCAAGCACCACACCCTCATCAATCTCCAGATCCTTTATAACCTGTGTCAGCGCTGTCCTCTGGTTAATATGATGATCAGTGAAGAATGTACCAACGAGGGGAATATGAAACAACAATGAGACATCATCCAATGTGATAGTAAACTCCCCAAATGGAAGATGAAAGGACAATGTCTCAGGGTGCCACCACTCAACAAAAGCTGACAGGAGGGAGGCTTCGAGCATGGTTAGTGAACACTCGACAAACCTCAGTAGACTAAAGTCGATAATAATACGTCTGATATGCTCATGCATCTCCCCCTTTGGAAAATTCTTCAACTTCGAGCCATGGGATGCGACCTTCAGTGTCGGGCGCTCCtgtaagaaacaaaattaaaaaacaatcaaTAAACTTTAATATAGTCACTCGAGCGATAATAAATAGTTGGcaataaaatatatatcattCTGCATTCCTCCACAGGTTTTACCTCCACAACTCGCTATTCCATATAGGGTGTAGTTGGCTCCTCCACAACGGGTACAACTAGCTCATCCACAGGTACCTATTCAGCCACAATTACAGGTACATGTGCTTCCTCTATAGTAGCAACTCTAGCAGCCGACGTCTGGGTGTGCGGTACTGCGTCTGCTCAGCCAACCGTTTCCGGTGAGAATCAGCTGTAGGATGTCTTCTAGCCTGTAGTTGGGAAGCCTCTGCCTCATCTCTCCGGGCCTGGGCATCTTCTCTATCAACAAGTCTGCCTGCAACGGAATCGTCTCTACCCTAGGTCCTCACTGAAACAAATAAATAAGGCAAAAAAACATAGTTAAAAATGAATTATCAGAAATtctgaaatttccggtatttttctaaaaacaaaacaccggaaattatgaaatttccggtattttaaaaaaaattgaactatcggaaatttcaaaattccttgtacGAATGCCTCTAAAAATAccgaaatttttgaaatttccatTAAGAAATTTCCGTGAATTTCTACCAGAAATTTCACAAAATAACCAGAAATTTTTACTGTTTCGTGAAATTTCCGATGATTGCCCCAATAATTTAGAATTCTTGGTAAATTTCTGTAAATTTTATGAAATGGTGAAATTTttggtttgggtatttttgtCTTTTCATATACTTTGGGGATGTCAAATAAAACTGTAGAAGTGACAAGTTAATTTCTTCATTAGATAGGGTTTTGCTGATCCCATCGAGTAAGGTTCAGAGTCCGGCCCATCACACGGCGGGATAGGGTCCATTCACACCTTAAATTATTTGGATGTACACATACAAatagttttataattttttctttgaAGAATGAGTGTTTAAATAGTTTTCATATAAGGATTTTAAGTTAGGAACCATTGATGCCAGATCATAAAAGGAGAATCCCTCTTACAAATTAAAATTCCCAAACAAATGTTACCAAATGGTTCTTCAATTCAACAATAGCAACAATAATGTCCAATGATTTTGAAAGAGTAAACGAAAAACAAATGACATGTATTATATATCATCTAACAAAACTACAATGCCATATAAAACTAAACTAAACACCAACCCACAACACCTTTGGAACTTTCCATTTGTTTCTCTGTCTCAAATAATTCCATGCTTAATTCTTGAATTCTCACCTCTATCCTCTTCTTTTCCTCCTCAAGTTTATTTAGCTTGCTCATTTTCTCCACATAATTCAATACAAACTCCACTTGAGGTGCAAGCCATGACAAGTCAAATCCAAACACTTGAACTTCTTCCCATAATTTTTGAAGCCATTCACATTCCTCTTCATTCATTTCTTCCACCTTTGTGATCTCAAGAAAATGCAAAACCCTTCCAAGTGATATAAAAGCCCAACTTGCATACTTTGGAGTCCTTTTCATTTGGCACTCTATTAAACAAGGATGAATATTGCAAACTTTTTCTAGCAAAGGAACATAATCAATGTCTAAGTTAGATAACATATTAGCTTTGAATATTCCAATAGTGGCAGAATCTGGAATTGGTGGAGCTGAAGGTTGAATAGAATGAAACATAGAATCTTCCATTTCATTAGGAAGCTTCTCATAATTCATATAATCAAAAgggtcattgtgattttgatgctTGGAATCAAAATCAATTGAAAAAACTTTCACTTGGTTCTTTGATTTCTTCAACTTTAAAAAAGATAATATATCTTTATAAGCACTTTTTAAAACAATTCCTCCTCTACATTTCTGTCTAGGTTCTAATGTGAAAAAATCACTTATGGAAAGCATCACCTTCTGCACTATCAAGAACAATTTATGTAACAACAAAATTAGTATTAGTATATTATGGTATAACAGTTAATATATATAACTAACATTTacctataaaacaaataaaaaattacctCTAGAATATCTTGTTCATTGATGGACATATTTATGATCAATTAGTTGATTGATGTTAGCAGCAAGGTAATGAGGAGAATTTAATTGTCTTGGCTCTAAATATTTAGAGCTCTAATTGATTATTTTAATGTGAAGGTTGATTTTATTCTTCTTAGTTGGTGGTGACTAATATTGTGTGATACGTGAAAGATGGAGCAAAATGTTAGCTTTGGATTAGAGTGGTTAATTGTGTGTCCAAATGAAAATGCTAGCTATTCATAACAAATTTGATGATGGTTGTTTACTTGTTATGATAAAGTAGCAAATTTTCTCATTAGTTAATGAGCTACTTAACACGAATTGAGCTAATTCTCTAaacaaatgttttaaaaatcCTAATAGTGAACAAATCAAACAGGTTAAACTTTATCTtggtttaattgattaaaaaacaaaagttaaagtgcttttttttttctttcccatGCTTTCTTAtgtaattattttattgaatGGAAGTGTGAGTGGTTAAGTTTTATACCGcctatgaatgatatgaatgttggatttataaaAGAGAGTCCATATATCGGATactttaaggttttaggtggagatgtgacatctctctctctctctctctctctctctctctctctctctctctctctctctctctctctctctctctctctctctctctctctctctctctctctctctctctctctctctctctctctctctcttcctcttcttaaGGATTGAACGTCAATTGGATTCAGTGTTCGGTCCTATTATAGAATGTGCCTCCAAACTCTCTCGGACTCCCTTACATATTTTTGGTGTGATTCCACCATAATACAAATTAGATAATTATGGAAGAGACAAAAGTATGATTTGCTAAGATTTGAGGTAAAGGTAAAACTTTTTAGATCTTGGGGTATCTTGCAAACTATGAACAAGTAGAAGAtgaaaattggacaaaataaattttaaagtgTATGGTCACACTAAGCTTTATATTCGATTTATCCCCACAAATTTAGGAAAATTGGATGCAAATGCGTAAACTAGTGAATCCTCTTCTAGATACTTTGAAAACCTTACTACTACTAATAGTTTTTATCGCCTCAGTTGGCATAAGGATTTCACCATGGTTGGGTTTCCGTGATAACAAAGGGTGTCTTAGAAAGTGTGTCATTTTTCACCACTTTTGAAATAATGACCGAGGTGAAAATCACGTCCAAATAGTGAAGCATGAAGAAAAATACCAAGAGATGCTGGTGAATCATGTATAGATACCGAGACAAGCTTACAAACACTGGG from Vicia villosa cultivar HV-30 ecotype Madison, WI linkage group LG4, Vvil1.0, whole genome shotgun sequence encodes the following:
- the LOC131599719 gene encoding uncharacterized protein LOC131599719, which produces MSINEQDILEKVMLSISDFFTLEPRQKCRGGIVLKSAYKDILSFLKLKKSKNQVKVFSIDFDSKHQNHNDPFDYMNYEKLPNEMEDSMFHSIQPSAPPIPDSATIGIFKANMLSNLDIDYVPLLEKVCNIHPCLIECQMKRTPKYASWAFISLGRVLHFLEITKVEEMNEEECEWLQKLWEEVQVFGFDLSWLAPQVEFVLNYVEKMSKLNKLEEEKKRIEVRIQELSMELFETEKQMESSKGVVGWCLV